The Penicillium oxalicum strain HP7-1 chromosome IV, whole genome shotgun sequence genome contains a region encoding:
- a CDS encoding Mitochondrial oxaloacetate transport protein, whose translation MSTTTGAFLAGGIAACGAVTVTHSFETVKIRLQLQGELQSKNEGVKKYRGVLHGVKVILQNEGPRGLFRGIGSAYIYQILLNGCRLGFYEPLRSTVTNAIYSDPNVQSLGVNVFAGAASGVIGAAAGSPFFLVKTRLQSYSPFLPVGTQHNYKNSIDGLSRIYRSEGVKGIYRGVGAAMIRTSFGSAVQLPTYFFAKRRLTRHLGMEEGPALHLASSAASGFVVCCFMHPPDTIMARMYNQSGNLYQGVFDCLFKTIRTEGVLAIYKGFFAHLARILPHTILTLSLAEQTNKLMRRVESRILPDAVREKL comes from the exons ATGTCCACGACAACAGG CGCATTCCTCGCCGGAGGTATTGCAGCATGTGGTGCTGTAACAGTCACTCACAGTTTCGAAACCGTCAAAATTCG CTTGCAGTTGCAGGGAGAATTACAGTCGAAGAATGAAGGTGTGAAAAAATATCGAGGCGTTTTGCACGGCGTCAAGGTCATCCTTCAAAATGAAGGGCCGAGGGGATTATTCCGTGGTATTGGGTCCGCC TATATCTACCAAATTCTCCTCAATGGTTGCCGTCTCGGCTTCTACGAACCTCTTCGCTCCACAGTGACGAATGCCATCTACAGTGACCCGAACGTGCAATCGCTCGGCGTCAACGTCTTTGCCGGTGCAGCTTCCGGCGTCATCGGGGCGGCGGCTGGATCGCCGTTCTTCCTCGTGAAGACTCGCCTGCAATCGTATTCTCCTTTCCTGCCCGTTGGGACCCAGCACAACTACAAAAACTCCATCGATGGACTGAGTAGAATCTATCGGAGCGAAGGCGTCAAGGGCATCTACCGTGGTGTTGGTGCGGCCATGATACGAACGAGCTTTGGTAGCGCCGTTCAGCTTCCGACGTATTTCTTTGCGAAACGCCGGCTGACTCGGCATTTGGGAATGGAGGAGGGTCCTGCTCTGCACTTGGCCAGCAGTGCCGCTTCTGGTTTTGTTGTGTGCTGCTTCATGCATCCTCCTG ATACCATCATGGCTCGCATGTATAACCAGAGTGGTAACCTGTACCAGGGCGTCTTTGATTGCTTGTTCAAGACTATTCGTACCGAGGGCGTCCTGGCAATCTACAAGGGCTTCTTCGCTCACCTTGCCCGTATCCTCCCGCATACT ATCCTAACCCTGAGTCTTGCCGAGCAAACAAACAAACTGATGCGCCGGGTTGAAAGCCGCATATTGCCTGACGCTGTGCGCGAGAAGCTCTAA